The stretch of DNA GCGCGATGGGCGCATGCGTGAGCCTCATGCGGCAGACGGCCGGCGAGTCGCCTGCGATGGTCACCGTGTCGCTGACGAGCGAGTTCCTGTCCGCCGCGCGCGTCGGCGACTGGCTGGAAGCGCATGCGCGGGTGCGCAAGCCGGGAAGGCGCGTCGTGTTTGCGGAATGCACGCTGCGCGCGGGCGGGCGCGACGTGCTGCATGCGAGCGGGGTGTTCGTGCCGGCTTCGTGAAGCCGTGAAGAACGGATGCTTGACGAGCGCCTGACGTTGGGTGCGGCAATGCGCGATCGCTTCGCGCCGCGTGCAACCCGTCCGACGATGTGAGGTGCTATCTGCGTCGATGCGATGCGCCGATGCGGGCGCAACGCGCCGGCCTGATTACGCCGCGCTGCGTTTCGCGCCCGAGATCCCCTCGCCCGCATCGGCGGACAGCCGCGCGAACATCGGCCACGACACGAGCACGACCACGGCCGTCACGAGAAACGCGCACGAAAAATCGACGTGGGTCGCCTGCACGCGGCCGCCGGCCAGCATCGTCAGTTGCATCGACCCGGCCGCGATCGCGACGCCGACCGCCTTCATCATCTGCTGCGCGGTCCCCTGGAACGACGTCGCCGCCGACAGCCGCTCCTGCGGCACATCCGCGAACGCGAGCGCGCCCATCGACGCGAACGACAGCGACCGGCTCAAGCCGCCCGCGAGCAGCAGCGCGAAGATCGCCATGTCGGGCCATGCGGGCGACAGCAGCGTGCACGCGGACAGCATCGCCGCGAACGAGATGCTGCCGCCGATCAGCACCGCGCGCACCGAGAACCGGCGCAGCGCGAAACGCGTCATCGGCCGCATGCAGAACGAGCCGAGCGCGCTCGCGAGCGAGATCAGCCCGCTCGTCGACGCGCTGAGGCCGAAACCGACCTGCAACGTCAGCGGCACCAGAAACGGCAGCGCGCCCGCGCCGGCGCGAAACAGGCTGCCGGCGATCGTCGCCGCATGGAAGGTCGGAATGCGCAGCAGCGAGAAGTCGATCGCCGGATGACGCGCGCGGCGGCAATGGCGGACCGTCAGCCAGAACAGCGCGAGCCCCGCTGCGATGCACGCGATCGGCGCCGCGGCGGGCAGCACGCCGCGCCCGAGCGTCTCGACGCCGACCATCAGCGCGGTCAGCGAAGCGCCGATCAGCGCCATGCCCGGCAGGTCCGGCGCGGGCGGCCGCTCGCCGTCGGACGGCGGGATCAGCCACGCGCACAGCAGCATGCCGACCGCGCCGACCGGCACGTTGACCCAGAACACGCTGCGCCACGACAGCGCGTCGGTCAGGAAGCCGCCGAGCGGCGGCCCGAGCACCGGCCCGACGAGCGCCGGCATCGTGAGCCACGTGGTCGCCGCGAGCAGTTCCTCGCGCTGCACGCGGCGAAACAGGATCAGCCGCCCGACCGGCACCATCATCGCGCCGCCGACGCCCTGCAACACCCGCGCGGCGATCAGTTCGGGCAGGCCGCGCGACAGCGCGCAGGCGACCGACGCGAGCGTGAACGTCGCGATCGCCGCGAGGAACACGCGCTTCGCGCCGAAGCGGTCCGCGATCCAGCCGCTCACCGGAATGAACACGGTCAGCGCGATCAGATACGACGTGATCGCGCTGCTCAGATGCACGGGGTTGACGTTCAGATCGCGCGCCATGCTGGGCAGCGCGGTGGCCACGACGGTCGCGTCGATGTTCTGCATGAACAGCGCGCTCGCGACCACGGCCGCGATCACGCGGAAATTGTTGTGGCTATTCACGGGACGGGGCGAAAACGGCGGAGCGGTCGATTATACGGCGGCCGTCGCTGCGCACCCGGATGCGCCCCGAGGCCCGCGCTGCCCGCATCGACCGTTGCAATCGCGCGACAGCCGGCCTTTTTGCCGGCGAACCCGCGGGTCTATCATCGCGGCACCGCGGGCCACCCGCTTGCGGACCCATGCCGCGCCGCACACAAGACGGCGTCACGACAACACGCCAATACCAACAGGGACTCCACGTGAGACACATCAAGATCGCATCCGCCATCGGCGGCATCGCACTCGCGCTGGCGGGCCAGCACGCGTTCGCACAAAGCTCGGTCACGCTGTACGGCGTCGCGGACGTCGGCATCCGCTACCTGACCAACTCGAACGCGCAGAACGACGGCAAGCTGTTCATGACGAACGGCGCCATCACGAACAGCCGCTTCGGCGTGCGCGGCACCGAGGACCTCGGCGGCGGCCTGAAGGCGATCTTCGATCTCGAAAGCGGGATCAACCTGCAGGACGGCTCGTTCGCGGACAGCCACCGGCTCTTCAACCGCAACGCGTACGTCGGCCTCGACAGCCGCTACGGCACGCTGACCCTCGGCCGCCAGAAGACGCCGCTGTTCGATCAGCTCGCCAACACGTACGACCCGCTGACGGTCGGCAACTACCTCGAAAACGCCTGGCTGCCGGTCGCGCTCGGCGCGGGCCTGTATGCGGACAACGCGGTCAAGTACAACGGCACGTTCGCCGGCCTGAACGTCGAGGCGATGTACTCGTTCGGCACGGACTCCACGGTGACGGGCGACAACGGCTTCTCGGGCCAGCTTCCGGGCCACCTCGGCGCGGGCAACATGTACGGCTTCACCGCGTCGTACACGACCGGCCCGATCAGCATCATGGCCGGCGTGCAGCAGAACAGCGACAACTCGAACAACAAGCAGACCATCTACAACGCCAACCTCGTGTACGCGTTCAGCACCGCGAAGATCTACGTCGGTTATCTGCGCTCGCAGGACGACACCGGTTTCGTCGACAGCCTGCTCGCGCAACGTCCGTACCCGACCGGCACGTCGCTGAAGAACACGAACCGCATCGACGACGGCCCGTTCGCCGGCGTGAGCTGGCAGATCACGCCGCCGCTGACGCTGACCGGCGCGTTCTATTACGACCACATGCGCAACGCGACGACCGGGGACGGCACGCTCGGCAGCGGCAACCGCTACGCGATCGTCGCGATCGCCGAGTACGCGCTGTCGAAGCGCACCGAGGTCTACGGCACCGTCGATTTCAACAAGGTGAGCGGCGCGGCGACCGTGCAGCTGCCGGGCCGCAGCAACCAGACCGGCATCTCGATCGGCCTGCGCAACATCTTCTGACGGGTCGTCCGACGATCGGCTTCCAGCAGGCGCCGCATGGCGCCTGCTGCCCCCCTTTCTCCGTGCCTTTCCGCTTCATTCCCGCAACATCGATTCACATCCGCCGCACTCCCCATCCGCATTAATCTTTCTTTATTGATTCAATTAATTTACGTTTAACTTACCAATAAGCGGATTTCTTTCGCCGGTGATTAATTCCAGGGATTAGCACGGGTTGCGCTGGATATTCATGCAAATGTTTAATCCGGGGCGTACACTCGCACGAAGCCCGCAGCGGGGCGTACCAGGCACACCGACTGCACGCCGTTCGCGGCGAAGCAGGAATGACAGGAGAACAATTCAATGAGCTGGACGCGAGACCAGAAAAACGTCACCATCGCCGCCTATCTCGGGTGGACACTCGACGCGTTCGATTTCTTTCTGACCGTTTTCGTGCTGAAAGACATCGCCGCCGAATTCAACGTGAAAATCCCCGCGGTCGCATTCGCGATCACGCTGACGCTCGCCATGCGCCCGCTCGGCGCGCTGATCTTCGGCCGTCTCGCGGACAAGTACGGCCGCCGTCCGACGCTGATGCTCAACATCGCGTGTTACTCGCTGCTCGAACTGCTGTCCGGCTTCTCGCCGAACCTCGCGACGTTCATCACGCTGCGCGCGCTGTTCGGCATCGCGATGGGCGGCGAATGGGGCGTCGGCGGCGCGCTGACGATGGAGACGATTCCGCCGAAGTCGCGCGGCATCGTGTCGGGCCTGCTGCAAGCCGGTTATCCGAGCGGCTACCTGCTCGCATCGATCGTGTTCGGCGTGCTGTTCCAGTACATCGGCTGGCGCGGGATGTTCTTCGTCGGCGTGCTGCCGGCGCTGCTCGTGCTGTACGTGCGCTCGCACGTGCCGGAATCGCCGGCATGGAAGGCGATGGAAAAGCGCACGCGCCCGTCGCTGCTGACGACGCTCAAGCACAACCTGAACCTGTCGATCTACGCGATCGTGCTGATGACCGCGTTCAACTTCTTCTCGCACGGCACGCAGGATCTGTATCCGACGTTCCTGCGCGAACAGCATCACTTCGATCCGCATACGGTGTCGCTGATCACGATCGTGCTGAACATCGGCGCGATGGCCGGCGGCCTGTTCTTCGGCGCGATGTCCGAGCGGATCGGCCGCCGCCGCGCGATCTTCATCGCGGCGCTGATCGCATTGCCGGTGCTGCCGCTGTGGGCGTTTTCGACCGGCCCGGTGCTGCTCGCGCTCGGCGCGTTCCTGATGCAGATCTCGGTGCAGGGCGCATGGGGCGTGATCCCGGTGCACCTGAACGAAATCTCGCCGGACGAAATCCGCGCGACGTTC from Paraburkholderia caballeronis encodes:
- a CDS encoding PaaI family thioesterase — its product is MDRPITLSAAEADRPIPEGFAPLRRGGPYFLALGALYHRIGTDGGLVIALRVTDAHANMIGIAHGGMLATLADSAMGACVSLMRQTAGESPAMVTVSLTSEFLSAARVGDWLEAHARVRKPGRRVVFAECTLRAGGRDVLHASGVFVPAS
- a CDS encoding MFS transporter, yielding MNSHNNFRVIAAVVASALFMQNIDATVVATALPSMARDLNVNPVHLSSAITSYLIALTVFIPVSGWIADRFGAKRVFLAAIATFTLASVACALSRGLPELIAARVLQGVGGAMMVPVGRLILFRRVQREELLAATTWLTMPALVGPVLGPPLGGFLTDALSWRSVFWVNVPVGAVGMLLCAWLIPPSDGERPPAPDLPGMALIGASLTALMVGVETLGRGVLPAAAPIACIAAGLALFWLTVRHCRRARHPAIDFSLLRIPTFHAATIAGSLFRAGAGALPFLVPLTLQVGFGLSASTSGLISLASALGSFCMRPMTRFALRRFSVRAVLIGGSISFAAMLSACTLLSPAWPDMAIFALLLAGGLSRSLSFASMGALAFADVPQERLSAATSFQGTAQQMMKAVGVAIAAGSMQLTMLAGGRVQATHVDFSCAFLVTAVVVLVSWPMFARLSADAGEGISGAKRSAA
- a CDS encoding porin; protein product: MRHIKIASAIGGIALALAGQHAFAQSSVTLYGVADVGIRYLTNSNAQNDGKLFMTNGAITNSRFGVRGTEDLGGGLKAIFDLESGINLQDGSFADSHRLFNRNAYVGLDSRYGTLTLGRQKTPLFDQLANTYDPLTVGNYLENAWLPVALGAGLYADNAVKYNGTFAGLNVEAMYSFGTDSTVTGDNGFSGQLPGHLGAGNMYGFTASYTTGPISIMAGVQQNSDNSNNKQTIYNANLVYAFSTAKIYVGYLRSQDDTGFVDSLLAQRPYPTGTSLKNTNRIDDGPFAGVSWQITPPLTLTGAFYYDHMRNATTGDGTLGSGNRYAIVAIAEYALSKRTEVYGTVDFNKVSGAATVQLPGRSNQTGISIGLRNIF
- a CDS encoding MFS transporter, which encodes MSWTRDQKNVTIAAYLGWTLDAFDFFLTVFVLKDIAAEFNVKIPAVAFAITLTLAMRPLGALIFGRLADKYGRRPTLMLNIACYSLLELLSGFSPNLATFITLRALFGIAMGGEWGVGGALTMETIPPKSRGIVSGLLQAGYPSGYLLASIVFGVLFQYIGWRGMFFVGVLPALLVLYVRSHVPESPAWKAMEKRTRPSLLTTLKHNLNLSIYAIVLMTAFNFFSHGTQDLYPTFLREQHHFDPHTVSLITIVLNIGAMAGGLFFGAMSERIGRRRAIFIAALIALPVLPLWAFSTGPVLLALGAFLMQISVQGAWGVIPVHLNEISPDEIRATFPGLVYQLGNLFASVNATLQASLAESRGGDYASAMAIVAGTVAVVIAVLILFSRERRGIDMTQSAKQVASNA